The sequence below is a genomic window from Thermoproteota archaeon.
GTACATGAAAAGTCTCCTTTTATCGGATTGACTGCATAGGTGTACCATAAACGACCTACCAGAATGCCTGATTTTGTTTCTTCAATCATCTCCTCTTGAGGGGTATCTCCTTTCTTGATTCTCAAATTATGTGGAGATGAAATAGGAAATGAATCTGCATCCCTGCCCATGGGTAATCCTGGTCTGTTAGCGTTGCCTGTAGATTTGGTTGATTCTTTGAATGCATTATACGAATCTGAAAAAGTATTTTTGAATATGCCATTTTCAATTAATGAATTCGGTGATGTAGGAATTCCCTCATCATCAATTTTTTTACTTCCTATGCCGTTTGGCGCATGAGGATCATCAATCAAATTAAATTCATCAACTGCAATTGAATTCCCAAGTCTTTCTGAAAAACAACTTTTTTTCTCTGCAAATACTTTCAGATTAAAATTTGATGCAAAAACAAATGCCAACATCTCGCCTACCGAATATGGCTCAAATATTATTGAATATTCTCCTGATTCACAATCTATTGGATTGATTGATCCTATACACATACTCTTGGCCTCATGCCCTATCTTTTCTGGAGAAAACATATCTCTAGTTCTACCGCTCATCTGACCAATTCCTGATACTGGAGTATTGCCCAAAGTGGAGTCTGCATTAATAATTCCTGAAATATATGTTGCAAAGTCTGATTCTTCTACTCCATTGGTATTTTGTATATGAAATTCCTCATCTACTATGTTTAGGGAGCCTGTGATGGATGAAATTTTTTTGTCAAGAGACGAGTTTATCATCTCTTGTGCAATATCAGAAGCGTCCTTGCTTGTGATGTTTTTTAATTTTTTATCATATGTGGAATTAATTTCAAAGTTAGTTCTATCTTCAGAGGGAAGTGATTTCCAAAATGGTTTTGGACTAAGAAATCTAAATGAATCAATTGCATAATCAATGATTTTTTTATAATTTTCAACATCTCTGGTTTCTGCAGATGCAATTTTCTTATCACGAATTACTCTGATCCCAATTTTTTCTTCTTGATTTTGCTTAACCTCGATAATCCTGGAATCTGTAACTCGAACAGTAATGATGTTTCTTTTTGCAAAAACAGATTCGCATTCATCAATTCCTAAATTTTGAGCATATGCAATGGCCCTTTCACAGGCAGACAACTAACCCCGCCGAGGATTTTTGTATTTGAATTCATTAATTTTTATCAATTCAAAATATGAACCAAATTGATTATTATCTACTTCATCTAATGCATCCTTCGTATCTGAATCAAATGTGCGCAAAATCTTATATTTTGTGCTCCTTTCGGCAGGTGTCTTTCCAACTTCTAAAACAAGCTGTCTAATTTCGTGCGGCCTTAAGAGCTGACCGTGCTGTGCACCTGCTGAAGTTGAAATACTTTCATTCATTAGAGTTCCGCCAAAATCATTAGCTCCCCAAGAAAGCAATAGTTGCGACATTTTCTGTCCTTCTTTAACCCATGACATCTGAATGTTGTTGATGTAATTGTTTAGCATAATTCTAGAAATTGCATGTGTTAGCATCACGTCATTTGCACTTGCACCATGTCTTATTCCTTCATGCATGTTATGTTTGTACATTGGTGCTTCCTCTGCAATGAAATTTAGTGGAACAAATTCTGTAAAACCTCTTGTTTCTTTTTGAATTTCTCTGAGTTTGGCAATGTGATTAACTCTGTCTTCTATTGATTCGATATGCCCATACATCATAGTGGAAGTAGTATTGATTCCAAGAGAATGCGCAGTCTTGATGACTTCTTCCCAATCTCTTACTGTTATTCTGCCTGGAGAAATTCGATCTCTCATTTTCTGGTCTAGAATCTCTGCAGCCGTTCCTGGCAAAGTGTCAACTCCAGCATCCTTTAATCTACTAAGATACTCTTTTATTGAAACATCTGATCTGATGGCTCCATACAAAACTTCTTCAGGAGAAAATCCATGAATGTGAATCTTTGGAATTTCAGATTTGATTGCTTTACACACATTTTCATACAAATTACTATCCATGTCTGGAGGTAATCCTGCCTGAATGCATACTTCTGTGGCACCTAAATCATAAGCCTCTTTTGCTCTGCGTACTATCTCTTCTGTTGGGAGAAAATATCCTTCTTCTTCTCTAAAGTCTCTACTAAATGCACAAAAACCACATTGTTTTATGCAGACATTTGTGAAATTGATATTTCGATTAACAACATATGTTACAACATCGCCTACTCTTCTCCTTCTCAGCTCATCTGCTACCATTCCAACAAGATGAAAATCTAGACCATGAGCTTTATACAACTCTAAAGCCTCTTTTGCAGAAATCTCTTTTTCTGATAGAGCATCATTTAGCACATTAGCTAAAACAGGATCTGCATTTTTTAACAGAGAATCAATATTTGATATTGTCATCTCCAGTAACTCTCCATAACTAAACCCTCGTCACTAATTGAGTCCATCCTCTCTTTTAATTCTGTGTTAATCATCGACATAAATTCTGGATATACTGGAAATCTGCATTTTAAATCATATCCGGCATCGTTAGAATTCTTTTCAACTTTGTTTATTTCTGGCCAAGTAAACTCTGGATTGACAAAATCAGGAGTTAATGGTGATATTCCTCCCCAATCATTAATTCCAATTGATAGAAAACTTTGATATGATTTTGGCGATAGATTTGGAGGTATCTGGATATTCATATTTGGCATCATCAACCTAGTCATTGCAACAACTGTTTTGAAGTAGTTCTCATCTGTAGATGGAAAATCCTTCATAATGGTATCTGGCTTTGGTTGGAAGTTCTGTATGATAACCTCTTGTATATTGCCAAATTTCTCATTCAATTGTTTTATTGCAAGTAACGAATCAATAATTTCGTGAGGTGTTTCCCCTATGCCTACAAGAATTCCTGTTGTCATTGGTATGGTTAACTGCCCAGAGTTTTTTAAAACCTCTAGCCTTGCTTTTGGATTCTTACTTGAAGCTAAATAATGTGGCATTCCTTTTTTTGACAGCCTTTCACTGATATTTTCCAACATTACTCCCATGCTAACATTTGTCTTTTTCAGTTCCCTCATCTCGTCTTTTGTAAGGTTACCTGCATTAGTATGAGGAAACAATCCTTCTTTCAATGCTTTTTCTGATGAGTCAATAAGAAATTCTACAGTACTTGAGAATCCATTTTCTTTTAACCACTTTCTCGCTTCTGGGTATTTTTGTTCGGGTTTTTCTCCAGTAACAAATAATGCTTCAACACATTTGTATTTTCTAGAAAGTTTCAATAATTCTGAAATGTTTTGTTTTGACATTAGCGATACTTTATCTTCGCCTGGCTCAGCTTTGTATGTACAATAAGAGCAAGTATCTTTACATAAATTTATGATATTGAAGAATGCTTTTTTTGAAAATGTAACTACATTTCCTTTGTTTTTTAGTCTTAATTTTTCAGCTACCTTGAATAACTCTGTTCCGTCTTTCTGTGATGAATCAAAGATTTGAAAATAGTCTTCAATAGGAACGTTTTTCCCTTCTAGAATTTTGTTTAATGATTCTGATTCTAAAACAAGATTACTCAACATGTCCAATGCTTGGATTGAAGTATTTAATCTTGTATTAATTGAAATTTGGTCTTTCTTCTAAAACCAGTACAAAATTACTAGTTCTGCCATCTCTTAACACTTCTAAATTAATTTCATCTCCAACCGATTTTTCACGTTGCAAATGGATTAAAATGTCGTCAATCTTTCTTACTTTCTTTCCATCAACTTCTAGTATGACATCTCCTCCAATAGGATAATTCACTCCGTCAATCTGTTTTGTATCTGTTGAACCATGTAGTCCTGCTTTCTCTGCTGGACTTCCTTCGATAACTGATACGATAAGAAATCCTCTTGCTTCATTAAGATTTAACACACTTGCCAAATCAGGATCGATATCTCTTCCTGTGATGCCTAACCATGGATGATGATAACTACCATCTTCAATCAGTGTGGGAACAATCTTTGAGATAGTATTTGATGGAACTGCAAAGCCAACGCCTGTAAATTCACCTGTAGTGGATTGGATGGCAGTATTGATTCCAATCACTTGGCCTCTCATGTTAATTAACGGTCCTCCGGAATTTCCTGGGTTAATTGCTGCATCCGTTTGTATGACATCTGGAATAGAAAATCCACTATCTTGTGATGGAAGTAAGCGACCTAATTGACTGATAATACCTGCTGTCATTGAGCCTGACAGTCCAAAGGGATTTCCGATAGCTGCAATCTGTTCTCCGACTTTTAATTTTGATGAATCTCCAATTGATAGTGGGTGTAAAAGTGATTTATCAACTTCAACTCTAATCACTGCAACATCTGTAAAAATATCTGAACCAACTAATTCTGCTTTGTATGATGTACCATCTAGAAAAGTAACCTCAATTTTTTTTGCATCTTCTACCACATGTGCATTTGTAATGATATGTCCCCTAACATCATATACAAAACCTGAACCCACACCACTTCCAGTAGTTTGCGTGGTACGTTGGACATTGACTCTGACCACTCCTGCTTCTGATTGTTCAAAAATTTGAATCAACGATAATGGCTTTGCTGCTGTAATAGGAGTTGTTTCGCCAACTGTGGTCACACTATGACCATTTGATACGACTAGATCCTTGGGAGGTTGCATTGATGGAGGTGGATTAAGTAAAACAACAAAAATTACTAAAACTAATGTCACTCCAAGAGCGCCACTAACAATTACTCCTGATTTATCCAAGTGATTTCAACATGTTTGACTTTCTCTAAAAAGCTTTACCATTAACTTACGGTATGATAAGCCTAAATGCTAATCGAGCTTTGTACATGATCCTTCATGGAATAACTTCTACCTCTCCACGACACTGCTGAATTGCTTTTTGCATTTATCAAACCACTTGCAAAACCTAGTATCACAATTAGGCTTCCG
It includes:
- a CDS encoding PDZ domain-containing protein, whose translation is MDKSGVIVSGALGVTLVLVIFVVLLNPPPSMQPPKDLVVSNGHSVTTVGETTPITAAKPLSLIQIFEQSEAGVVRVNVQRTTQTTGSGVGSGFVYDVRGHIITNAHVVEDAKKIEVTFLDGTSYKAELVGSDIFTDVAVIRVEVDKSLLHPLSIGDSSKLKVGEQIAAIGNPFGLSGSMTAGIISQLGRLLPSQDSGFSIPDVIQTDAAINPGNSGGPLINMRGQVIGINTAIQSTTGEFTGVGFAVPSNTISKIVPTLIEDGSYHHPWLGITGRDIDPDLASVLNLNEARGFLIVSVIEGSPAEKAGLHGSTDTKQIDGVNYPIGGDVILEVDGKKVRKIDDILIHLQREKSVGDEINLEVLRDGRTSNFVLVLEERPNFN
- the cofH gene encoding 7,8-didemethyl-8-hydroxy-5-deazariboflavin synthase subunit CofH, which gives rise to MTISNIDSLLKNADPVLANVLNDALSEKEISAKEALELYKAHGLDFHLVGMVADELRRRRVGDVVTYVVNRNINFTNVCIKQCGFCAFSRDFREEEGYFLPTEEIVRRAKEAYDLGATEVCIQAGLPPDMDSNLYENVCKAIKSEIPKIHIHGFSPEEVLYGAIRSDVSIKEYLSRLKDAGVDTLPGTAAEILDQKMRDRISPGRITVRDWEEVIKTAHSLGINTTSTMMYGHIESIEDRVNHIAKLREIQKETRGFTEFVPLNFIAEEAPMYKHNMHEGIRHGASANDVMLTHAISRIMLNNYINNIQMSWVKEGQKMSQLLLSWGANDFGGTLMNESISTSAGAQHGQLLRPHEIRQLVLEVGKTPAERSTKYKILRTFDSDTKDALDEVDNNQFGSYFELIKINEFKYKNPRRG
- a CDS encoding 7,8-didemethyl-8-hydroxy-5-deazariboflavin synthase subunit CofG produces the protein MSNLVLESESLNKILEGKNVPIEDYFQIFDSSQKDGTELFKVAEKLRLKNKGNVVTFSKKAFFNIINLCKDTCSYCTYKAEPGEDKVSLMSKQNISELLKLSRKYKCVEALFVTGEKPEQKYPEARKWLKENGFSSTVEFLIDSSEKALKEGLFPHTNAGNLTKDEMRELKKTNVSMGVMLENISERLSKKGMPHYLASSKNPKARLEVLKNSGQLTIPMTTGILVGIGETPHEIIDSLLAIKQLNEKFGNIQEVIIQNFQPKPDTIMKDFPSTDENYFKTVVAMTRLMMPNMNIQIPPNLSPKSYQSFLSIGINDWGGISPLTPDFVNPEFTWPEINKVEKNSNDAGYDLKCRFPVYPEFMSMINTELKERMDSISDEGLVMESYWR
- a CDS encoding TldD/PmbA family protein codes for the protein MSACERAIAYAQNLGIDECESVFAKRNIITVRVTDSRIIEVKQNQEEKIGIRVIRDKKIASAETRDVENYKKIIDYAIDSFRFLSPKPFWKSLPSEDRTNFEINSTYDKKLKNITSKDASDIAQEMINSSLDKKISSITGSLNIVDEEFHIQNTNGVEESDFATYISGIINADSTLGNTPVSGIGQMSGRTRDMFSPEKIGHEAKSMCIGSINPIDCESGEYSIIFEPYSVGEMLAFVFASNFNLKVFAEKKSCFSERLGNSIAVDEFNLIDDPHAPNGIGSKKIDDEGIPTSPNSLIENGIFKNTFSDSYNAFKESTKSTGNANRPGLPMGRDADSFPISSPHNLRIKKGDTPQEEMIEETKSGILVGRLWYTYAVNPIKGDFSCTARSGIRIIKNGQIVSPAKPVRIIHNLPTMLRNISAIGNDDRNVLQWASLPSITPSIKAEKIRVVPI